The nucleotide window GTTTCTACCAGTAAATGTGGTCCATTTCTTCATCCAATGTGGATGGTAAAGAATTGACATTTCACTTCACATGGGAAAAAATATCTACTTATAGATTTTTGAAACATCTGTTCAGTTGATTGAGCGTGTTAGCAGGATTTAAATTGTATTCAAAGTTTCATGGTGATTGATGTAATGGCTCCAACATGTTTCTGTGTCTTTCGTTTCTGTTCTGTGAGCAACACATTTGTTTtacaaaatatcatcaatacaTATACTTCGAATAGCCTAGTGGTCCAACATGTGTTCATACCCAAGTTCAGCTCACCCCTTGATACTTTTcatggaaaaagaagaaaaatgacaaCTTTTACAACTGTTTTTTTTAGAAGTAAGTCACAGTGTCAAAACTAATCGAgtttgaaatcatttttcatgaaaatttttttattgtgcATATTTTCTAATGTTAAGGATATAATTGGAAATAATTCTCagcttaaattttgaattcctttaataaaataacaattattttgaaataatttttttaaaactaaaatgacAATTAGGATGGAATGAAAGGACTATACTTTTGGTATTAATAAACATGAGATGACTTGCAAGGCACGTAGCGCTTTGCGATGAACGAGTACTCCCTTTATTGCTTGACTCAAGCACGTTGATTTGACCaaatttttatgaaatatttactTATGTTGTGGAATTCTAAATTTGACTACTTCTACtttatgtagttatttaatactatttgaatttaaatttaagcttaatatattaataactccttaaatttttgagaaattttatttaaatactcGAATTAGGATGTTTGTTAATTGATCACCTAAATAAATGACTAAGTGTACTCATTTGAACtttcaagagaaaaaaaatatttagtgtgTGTTTCAAGTGGCATTACGTAGATAAGTTAACCacttaaatatgttatttcttttaattatacACGTTTGCCTCAATAAACTGTAAAATCTCAAACATGTTTCAGTTGATGCTGATGTATATACAATTAAGGGATATGAGTGATGACATGTTTTATGTGGTTAACTTATCAACGTATTAATGGATACTTGAAAATACgtacaaacttttttttttcaaaatttaaataaaaaaaaatattttagcatGTGTTCACTTACTTACGTGGAATAAGTCGTAATTCGTGTTAATTTTAACCTCAGTCACGACTCATGATATACTCTATCATTGCATGTCATTTAATCAGACATGTTTACTTTGAATAGTGCAAGGTCTAAGGACAActatatttacttatatatgttgtatgggtgtaaatttatttttgatccTTTATATACAGTGCTACACATAAAAAGTCCTTCATGTTTCAAAAAGTGGACACTTTTAGTCCTAATTAAGCTAAACATAAAACCTATAATTAACTAACCTAAAAAGGAATATTATACTGTATTTTGTATGATAGAAGAGACAAAGAGTGGAAAAACAGTCAACATTCACTGAGCTTCGTAGAATCATATCTTACGTAAAAAAgatttcataatttaaaaacaacaatatagaATAATAAACGCAGCAGCCATGACCTTTCTTTGTTTGGACAAAACAAGTGGGTGGAGATaataaccttttttttctttaatccaAAACCCTGAAAATGTTGAACAACAATCatactactactaataataataataataactacgCTTCAATTCCAAACAGGACAATTTTCACCGGTAGAAGCTATTCAGACTTGCCTTTTGAGTCTCAAGGCAAATGCCTGTAAAGCCAAAAGGACTGCTTTGAGTTTGTGCTTGGTTTCTTCATGTATCAGCACACCGTTGCTGTCAAACTTTGGTGGTGACTCAAATGCAAACACAAAAAGTTCAGGCTTGTTAATGAAATGAAGATCAATGTAGATTCCAATTTGTCGAAGGTGATAGTGTGCTCGTCCTCCACCAAAGTTACCTCCCGCACTCACAATTGCTGCTGATTTATCCGCCCAAACATTAGGAGGTCGAGATGCCCAATCAATTGCATTTTTCAACGGtgctaaataaaaaaaacagagTAAAGAGTTAACTATATTGTTCAAATTTTGtattcataaattcaaaattctagcTCCGACACTAGGAAATTGACATAGTACCTGTGACGGAGTAATTGTACTCGGGAGAAGCAAAGAGGAAACAATcagcttcttcaatttttttacgaAAAAACTCTACATCATCTGGATAAGTTCCGTTCACCTCAAGGTCCTCGTTTGTAAACGGCAACGACGATATATCGATGTACTCAATCTCCATTCCCTTTATAGAATCCTTGCATATCTCCATTGCTATGCGCAATTACAAATCATCAATCACACAATATCATTAGAAGgttttatttcttaattgtttTGCTTAGAAATGTGGTGCAGTATTTATTCCTTCCTTAATTAAAATTCGAGCCTTAGctataaaaaaattcttgatttccGCATTACCCCTAATGAAGCCCTATTCGGCGTGAATCTAGATTAACTGGGCTCAAATATGAATACTAAACACcagatggaaaataaataaataaaaaaaaacagttcTTAAAAAGAGAAACAGAGGAGGGAAAAAAAAGTGTACCGGCATTGAGGAGACCGCGATTATAGGAGGCTTCACGGAGGGAACCACAGAGTGCTACTACCTTGATTACTGCTTCAGTCGCCATCGCCACtttggttatttttattttttctttctttttttagtcttcttcttcttctcttgtagtaattaattattttttagcaGCACAAATTTATATACACGAATTAGGAAGACCTGACGGATGCCATGACGAACAGAGAAGATTTTTCCTGTCTTCTTATGAATACTTTTCATTTGTATTCATCAATCATTTGGTTGGACTAATGTATG belongs to Solanum stenotomum isolate F172 chromosome 1, ASM1918654v1, whole genome shotgun sequence and includes:
- the LOC125853639 gene encoding NAD(P)H:quinone oxidoreductase-like, whose amino-acid sequence is MATEAVIKVVALCGSLREASYNRGLLNAAMEICKDSIKGMEIEYIDISSLPFTNEDLEVNGTYPDDVEFFRKKIEEADCFLFASPEYNYSVTAPLKNAIDWASRPPNVWADKSAAIVSAGGNFGGGRAHYHLRQIGIYIDLHFINKPELFVFAFESPPKFDSNGVLIHEETKHKLKAVLLALQAFALRLKRQV